A segment of the Atribacterota bacterium genome:
GGGTATAGCCAAACATCCTGGATTACCATCCATGGTTGAACTGTTCAAATTAAACCCCGCGGCTATTGCAACATATCCCATGTATCGTGGCCTTGCTAAATTAGTCGGAATGGCTGTTCTTAAAACCGGTGAAACAATTGCTGATGAATTTGAGACATTAGAAAATAATTTTCAAAAGTACAATTTCTTTTATGTTCATATTAAAAAGACCGATAGTTATGGGGAAGACGGAAATTTTGATGCCAAAGTTAAAATTATTGAGGAGCTGGATAGTTTTATTCCTCAGTTATCAGAACTAAATCCGGATGTAATTGCAATAACAGGAGACCACTCAACCCCGGCAGCATTGGCAGCACATAGCTGGCATCCTAATCCGTTTTTACTGCATTCTAAGTTTATACGGGTTGACGAAACCCGGCATTTTAGTGAAAATGAATGTGTCAAAGGAGGACTGGGACGCTTTCCGGCAAAGGAAGCTATTCAGTTAATGCTGGCAAATGCACTAAAACTAAAAAAATATGGTGCGTAAACAGATTGATAGAAATTATAAATTGATTATGAAGAAATTAATGGAGATCAATATGACAGGACTGGATGTAGTATTATTACCTGAAGAGTTAAAAGAAAAAGATCTTTCAGAATGTCTTATCGTGGTGATTGATGTATTGCGGGCTAGCAGTACTATCACTACTGCCCTTGCATCAGGTGCAGACAGAGTTATTCCTGTTTATAATCCTAAAGAGGCTCAGGAAAGAGTAAAGCATTATCCAAATGAAAAAGCATTATTATGCGGAGAGAGAAACGGGGAAAAACTTGCAGGTTTTGACCTGGGAAATTCTCCACTGGAATATAAAGATTCCCGGATTAAAGGGAAGACAATTTTGCTGACTACAACCAATGGAATCAGGACAATTGATATGGTAAAAAAAGCAAAAAGGATTATTATCGGCTGCTTTTTAAATAGTCGGGCTGTTGCAGAATATTGTATCTCTTATCCGGGGAAAGTATTGATTGTCTGTGCAGGTGACAGGGGGAATATCTCCTTAGAAGACACTGTTTGTGCCGGAATGATAGTTGATGAGTTATATCTTAACAATATTAATAGAAACTGCGAGATAGAACATTATAATGATGACTTATTGATAGCATCTTTTTTGTGCCGGGAGTTTGGCAATAATCTAAGCGGGATGCTGGAGAAGAGTGTCTGGGGAAAACATCTTATTGCAATGGGTTTAAAAGAAGATATCAATTTTTGTGCACAAAAAGATATCTATAAACTTATACCGGTTATAAGGGGTGATTCAATTGTTAATAATGAATTGCCTGGTCAATAAAAAAGAGCATAAGTGAGGCAACAAATGATGAAAAGACATCTTTTTATACCTTCCAAGGTTGATTATGTAAGAGGAAATCGACCACAGGTAAACTGTATTTTATGTTCTATTGTAGAACATGATAAAAGGGTAGTTGATTCTGAAATTTTTAGCACAAAATTAATGACAGTGGCTCTTAATCTATATCCATATAACCCGGGCCATCTAATGATTTTTCCTAACAGGCATATCGAAAGTATTGAAGAAATGACTGAACATGAAGTAATTGAAATGCATCGTTTGACAGTATTGTCAATAAAAATATTACGGGAAAATTATAACGCCCAGGATTTTAATATAGGTTATAATATTGGAAAAAGCGCTGGTGCGAGTATAAGGCATCTGCACAGACATATTGTCCCCCGATATAGGAGTGAATTAGGTTTTGTAGATATTCTAAGCGGGTCAAAAATTTTTATAGAAGATCCTAAAAGCGCCCTGAAAAAACTGAAGGTGGCTTTTGACCTGGAAAGTGGTAGTCAATAATGANNNNNNNNNNNNNNNNNNNNNNNNNNNNNNNNNNNNNNNNNNNNNNNNNNNNNNNNNNNNNNNNNNNNNNNNNNNNNNNNNNNNNNNNNNNNNNNNNNNNATAATGAAAAAATATGAATTAATAAAGTATAATTTAATCAGTAATTTTTGAAGGGAAGGAAGACTATGGAATTATTAAAAAAACTTTGTGAAGCACCAGGCATTTCCGGTTATGAAGGCCCTGTAACGGCTGTGATTAAAGAAGCATTACAGGGTATAAGTGATAATGTGGAAACAGATTGTCTGGGAAATGTGATTGCTTATAAAAAAGCTGCAGCTGAAAGTAAAGATAACAAAAAAAAGAAAGTAATGCTGGCTGCACATATGGACCAGATAGGATTTTTGGTTAAACATATTGACGGAAAAGGTTTTATAAGATTTGCCAGAATAGGTGGTTTTGATCCCAAGACCCTGGTAGCCCAACGGGTAATTGTGCATGGGAAAAAAGATTTGGTGGGCGTTATTGGTTCCAAGCCAATTCATGTTTTAGAGGAAGCGGAGAAAAAGAAAGCACCTGATTTCAAAGACTTTTTTATTGATGTAGGTTTAGACAAAAAGGAAGTAGAAGAATTAGTCCAGCGTGGTGATTATATTACTTTTGATAGAGATTTTGTACAGATGAATGACAAGACAGTGACCTCTATGGCATTAGATGACCGGGTAGGTGTATATGTACTCATAGAAGCTTTGAGAAGAGTAAAGGATAACCAGGTTGATATTTACGCTGTAGCCACTTCCCAGGAAGAAGTAGGTTTACGTGGGGCTCTTACTTCATCATACTCAATTGAACCGGATATAGGAATTGCCTTAGATGTAACAGTTGCTTTAGATACCCCGGGTATTAAGGAAGAGGAAATGATTTGCCAATTAGGCAAAGGTACTGCTATTTCTGTCATGAATTCCTCAATGATTGCTCATCGTGGGCTTTGCAATTTTTTGAAGAAACTGGCAGATGAGCATGGAATCAAATATCAGCTTGATGTTGCCGAAAGGGGAGGAACAGATGCCGGTTCTATGCAGAAGTCTCGCTGTGGTGTAATCACCGGGGGACTCTCTGTACCCTCCCGTTATATACATTCAGTAGTTGAGATGTGTCATATTGATGATATAGAAGCAACTATTCAGCTGATGGTTAAATTCCTGGAGAATATCCACAAGGCGGATTTTCTAAAATAAAATAAGTAAATTAATGGAAAAATATAGAGATAATGTCATTTATAAATAATCAGAATACAGGCTCAAGTCTATTATCAATACATCATTGTTTACTGGATTGTTTTGGACCAATGAATTGGTGGCCTGGGGATTCGGCGCTGGAGATTATGGTAGGAGCAATATTGACCCAGAATACTAATTGGAATAATGTTACAAAAGCTATAAAAAGATTGAAAAGTAAAGATTTACTAAATGTGAAATCCTTAATTAAAATTGATGAGCAGTATTTGGGCCAGTTAATAAAATCATGTGGTTATTATAATCTAAAAGCAAAGAGGCTTAAAAATTTCATCAGTTTTTTTTATCAGAAGTACCATGGCTCGATAGATTTATTATTCAATAATAACAATGACCTGTTCTCTTTAAGAGGGGAATTGTTATCAGTAAACGGTATTGGACCGGAAACTGCTGACAGCATCCTGCTGTATGCTGGTGAAAAACCTATTTTTGTAGTTGATGCCTATACCAGAAGAATATTCCAGAGGCATAAATATATTTCTTCTGAAGATAATTATGAACAGATTCAGCAATACTTTATGAAAAATTTGCCAATGGATTATAAGCTATATAATGAATTTCATGCTCAAATAGTGATGCTGGGTAAAAAATATTGTAAGCGGAATAATCCAAATTGTCAGGATTGCCCGCTGTCAGATTTTTAAATAGTAGCAATTAACCGAATTACTGTTTCTTAAGTTGCTTATTTACTATTAATTAGATAAAATGTTAATGTTAAATGTATTAAAATATTGATATCTGTACCAAAAATATAAATTTCAATTACATATCTACCTGTAAGACCCACAAGGCAAGTAAAAAAAAGAATAAAAACAGGAGTTATTATTTATAGATAATGAATGAAAAAGAATTCCAAAAATATATTCTTGATGCAGAAGATAAAAATTTATCATTATTTGCCACTAAAAATTCTGCTGCCCAAAGGCAAACAAGCACTTCTCATCCCCTAAGGGGCCCTTTTTCAAGGGATAGGGATCATATATTATATTCCGGATCTTTCCGCCGTTATATCGGGAAGACTCAGGTAATATACAATGCAGCCAGCTTTGATGAACAACTGGCAAACCGAAGTATCCATACATTGCAGGTTTCACAAATAGCTCGTTCTATCGGTAAGGTCTTGAAATTAAACCAGGATTTAATTGAAGCTATCGCCCTGGGACACGATTTAGGTCAT
Coding sequences within it:
- a CDS encoding 2-phosphosulfolactate phosphatase, translating into MTGLDVVLLPEELKEKDLSECLIVVIDVLRASSTITTALASGADRVIPVYNPKEAQERVKHYPNEKALLCGERNGEKLAGFDLGNSPLEYKDSRIKGKTILLTTTNGIRTIDMVKKAKRIIIGCFLNSRAVAEYCISYPGKVLIVCAGDRGNISLEDTVCAGMIVDELYLNNINRNCEIEHYNDDLLIASFLCREFGNNLSGMLEKSVWGKHLIAMGLKEDINFCAQKDIYKLIPVIRGDSIVNNELPGQ
- a CDS encoding HIT domain-containing protein, producing the protein MMKRHLFIPSKVDYVRGNRPQVNCILCSIVEHDKRVVDSEIFSTKLMTVALNLYPYNPGHLMIFPNRHIESIEEMTEHEVIEMHRLTVLSIKILRENYNAQDFNIGYNIGKSAGASIRHLHRHIVPRYRSELGFVDILSGSKIFIEDPKSALKKLKVAFDLESGSQ
- a CDS encoding M42 family metallopeptidase; the encoded protein is MELLKKLCEAPGISGYEGPVTAVIKEALQGISDNVETDCLGNVIAYKKAAAESKDNKKKKVMLAAHMDQIGFLVKHIDGKGFIRFARIGGFDPKTLVAQRVIVHGKKDLVGVIGSKPIHVLEEAEKKKAPDFKDFFIDVGLDKKEVEELVQRGDYITFDRDFVQMNDKTVTSMALDDRVGVYVLIEALRRVKDNQVDIYAVATSQEEVGLRGALTSSYSIEPDIGIALDVTVALDTPGIKEEEMICQLGKGTAISVMNSSMIAHRGLCNFLKKLADEHGIKYQLDVAERGGTDAGSMQKSRCGVITGGLSVPSRYIHSVVEMCHIDDIEATIQLMVKFLENIHKADFLK
- a CDS encoding endonuclease III domain-containing protein → MNWWPGDSALEIMVGAILTQNTNWNNVTKAIKRLKSKDLLNVKSLIKIDEQYLGQLIKSCGYYNLKAKRLKNFISFFYQKYHGSIDLLFNNNNDLFSLRGELLSVNGIGPETADSILLYAGEKPIFVVDAYTRRIFQRHKYISSEDNYEQIQQYFMKNLPMDYKLYNEFHAQIVMLGKKYCKRNNPNCQDCPLSDF